The Plasmodium vinckei vinckei genome assembly, chromosome: PVVCY_05 region tatctcTAAGAAAGAGAAAAGAATGAAATATGGTGTTTTcataagtaaaaaataaaaaaaataatattattaattttgaaaaaatctTTCTACTTATCATGcttgtaatatttttcacataaatatgtatctATTTTAATCAagaacaattttttaagagtatttttgttttatttcccTATGggaatatttattacatttttctcTTGCTGATTGAATATCAAATTGTGACatgaaattatttatataccaTGGTTTAAgatgattatttttttttccccttttttgttaaaagggaatattaaaaaaagtaataaaataagctAGTAATAATAGCAAGAACCAGTTTTATCAATTTccctatttttatttgtataggATATTAAGTTGGGAAGCCATACACATACAcacatatacatacatatcacctttgttaatatatgcctgaaaaatgaaaaattatagaatAAACCTTTTGAACGTTTTTAAAAAGTCAGTCCCTTTAAGAATAGTCAGAGAAAAACACACAAACTCAAATGAGGGTACAGGAAAAtcaaaaatagaaaaaaaaataatacagcCAATCGAAAGTAAAACCAATACATTTGTAAATAAGAATAAACAAAAACTATCTAATAatgacaataataatataaaaacatttttaacaaaatataatatatatataacatattatagtggttttgtatttttgttttctatattttcatattgtGTTATTAATTTGGTATGGATGTTTGTTGAACAACCACCACCCTTAATAATTGTAAAAGAAAACGttttaaaagataaaaaattaatagatgaatatgaagaaataatattttccagATACTGGACTGGGTATATAAATGAGGATAGTGctcaaattataattaacatcaaaagtaaaaataaacgtgataaaaaaggaaaaattattagtaacttaattaaaaaaaataatgaatggattgtaaaaacattaacatattataatgtaaaaaaaaatgataatttacaaacagatgatttaaaaacattaaaacaaaacatGACAAATAGTAGTCTATGCCCAATAAATACTGACAACTTTGgatgtaaaaaaaagtaacaataataaatttataaaaacttttattcaaatattatttttttttgtgataACTATTATGCTAAAAATTAAGATAAAACCATTTgcctattttattttttccaatatatttgtctctatatattttattttatcctaaaaaaaataaataaaataagtgatatatagtaaaaaaatatgatcaTGGATCAAGccaattaatataatatttctatttattcatataattgtttttcattttttttaaattaacatcttttgatttatttttccaatCCATATATTCGATAGTAACAATCTGTgcgtaaaataaaattataaaataacttTGTATCTATatctcaaaaaaaaacattatccaattttaagtattttttttttataaaaaatgctaaCCTTCCAATTAAGCttatttaatatgaaatatttcagatttgttttgttatttatttttccatcAAATGTGTAATAATGCGTAAATCCATTGACTTCAATGTCAATCTACGAAACGCCATGTAAATTgtgatgataataatgaaatgaaTACTTAACctgttcataaaaaattagataACTATACATATTGGTGTACcaactttttattataccttttttttttttaatgcaaAATCTAGAATATATGGACCGACAGGAAATTCCTTATCCACATTTAATCCGATTTCTGTGAAAATTCTTTCAACTTGTTGTTGCATTTTAGACACTgttattgtatttttaatattttttttttcaagtttttttattgccTCTTCATAATTTTCTCCGATTGCCCTTAAAAAGTATAACACTATGTGaagctaaaaaaataataaaataaaataaggtcaatatataatgagGATATCCAATTCTACAATATTTAGtctcctttttttttttatataagtaCCTGTTTCagttcatcatttttaagcttatgcatattatttattaacaaaacCACAATCTTGCTTAATAATTCTCTTAAGAATTTGTCTTTTACACAATCACGAGCTAGCCAAAGTGCGATagaatatgaaatattacacaaatattttatttcaaacttttcataatttgtatatacatgcaattttaaaaaattcgaGTAAATTTCATAATTCAAGTTAAGTACAGATAGGCTTAACAAAATTGTCGTCAACACACCTTTGTCCTGAAaaggtgaaaaaaaaacatgtacaaccattctatattttttttttttttatttacatagCCATGTAAGAAATCTCAAAATGAACAAAGTgcacacaaaaaatatataatacatttgGTACCTCATCAATTATAGGAATAAAATGGTCTGAAATAACCtgacatattttattgacAGTTACAAAATCGTTGTAATTATACttgttaaatatatataatatcataGAAATGtcaaataaagaaaaactTTTAACTaagttatttatataatattgtgTAAAGAATGTTAAAGCATTTAAATCTAAAGATGATGTTTTATGAAGATCAATTAATATTTGTGTTAGCATTCTTGTATTTATCACTGGCTTTTTagtcataataatttttacaaaattattgtataatgaatattttgtaaaatttaaCTTACTAAAAGAatgtataattaaatatatttcatctatattaaattgatttatatggttttttaataaattgctaatattatttagtatccctttttcttttaaatctattatttgtatgttCTTCactaaatatattagcTTGTCCTTATCAATTTCTCCATTGGGGATACCatcaaataaatcattTCTAATATTACTTACATTTCGgcttataaaatatttattataatttataatctTATCTTCTTTTTGTCTTGATACAAAACATAACAAATTTCTTgtacttaatttttttattgccTTATTAATCATCCTTTGGAAATGTAGATAGCCATATATCCTTTtccataattatttattacatgaacaaaaaaaaaaaaaattaaacataaataaaaagcaccccaaataatttaccaaaaaagaaaaaaattattaacaataGCTCGAAAagtcagaaaaaaaaaaaaaaaaaaaatatagaaaaatccGAAATGTAAGGTGGaattataaagaaatacttaccatataaataagcaaatgtgatacatatttgtatggataagtataataaatataaagctAACTTCTTAATTTCACAATTTATGCAATACCAAAGTGTATACAACTTTCCCAAGggattatattttttcccaaTATTGGCTTTTTCATTTAGCAATATTAACAAGGATAGCCATACGAtgtgtattaaaaaatgcgCATGTActgttcatattttgtgttatttctttaaaacGTCAAAAGCCAAAAGCATAAATAAATGCTCTCCTATTATGTGAACA contains the following coding sequences:
- a CDS encoding RAP protein, putative, which gives rise to MINKAIKKLSTRNLLCFVSRQKEDKIINYNKYFISRNVSNIRNDLFDGIPNGEIDKDKLIYLVKNIQIIDLKEKGILNNISNLLKNHINQFNIDEIYLIIHSFSKLNFTKYSLYNNFVKIIMTKKPVINTRMLTQILIDLHKTSSLDLNALTFFTQYYINNLVKSFSLFDISMILYIFNKYNYNDFVTVNKICQVISDHFIPIIDEDKGVLTTILLSLSVLNLNYEIYSNFLKLHVYTNYEKFEIKYLCNISYSIALWLARDCVKDKFLRELLSKIVVLLINNMHKLKNDELKQLHIVLYFLRAIGENYEEAIKKLEKKNIKNTITVSKMQQQVERIFTEIGLNVDKEFPVGPYILDFALKKKKIDIEVNGFTHYYTFDGKINNKTNLKYFILNKLNWKIVTIEYMDWKNKSKDDKIKYIETNILEKIK